Proteins encoded together in one Nitrospinota bacterium window:
- a CDS encoding sigma-54-dependent Fis family transcriptional regulator, with translation MTRAGVGTARERNLVGAERGGSEAESGSKSVLIVDDEPQHLKWLQDLLEENGYPTTVAENGSQACKMLVTKPYRVLITDLKMPGKSGIEVVEHMKRVQPDCIGIVVTGYISIEQSVEAIKAGAYDFLPKPISPKRVFKVIEEGLRSKALQAERDWADISDRLIISSSLKMVRVMELIDKVAASDSTVLVSGESGTGKELVAKTLHRLSNRSSKPFVVVHCGAIPETLLESEFFGHEKGAFTGAHRTRVGRFELADGGTIFLDEVGDIPLHLQLKLLRVLQDRKFERVGGEKTISADFRILAATNRDLQKEVDEGRFRLDLYYRLNVIPIDLPALRERPEDIQVLTQYYLDVANRTKLGSVEGFSPAAAQLMLEYPWPGNVRELKNLMERLVVLKGSGIIMPADLPESFHARKTTKSFAIPSVPDQGVCLNSMVEELESGLIVQALDRCNWVKTRAAKLLNIKRTTLVEKVKKIGLERTAPQPEGLRESNGSPKSSS, from the coding sequence ATGACCAGAGCTGGAGTAGGGACTGCGAGAGAGAGGAACCTGGTTGGCGCTGAACGTGGCGGGTCCGAGGCCGAATCGGGCTCCAAGAGCGTCTTAATTGTGGACGACGAACCACAGCACCTGAAGTGGCTCCAAGACCTTTTAGAGGAAAATGGGTATCCTACGACGGTTGCCGAGAACGGCTCCCAGGCGTGCAAAATGCTTGTCACAAAACCGTATCGGGTTTTAATCACAGACCTGAAAATGCCGGGAAAAAGCGGGATCGAGGTGGTCGAGCACATGAAGCGGGTTCAGCCCGATTGTATAGGCATCGTGGTAACTGGTTACATCTCAATTGAGCAGAGCGTGGAGGCCATTAAAGCTGGAGCCTACGATTTTCTGCCAAAACCAATCAGCCCCAAACGGGTCTTTAAGGTTATCGAGGAGGGCTTACGCTCCAAGGCCTTACAGGCCGAACGGGACTGGGCTGACATATCTGATAGGCTCATCATCAGCTCCAGCCTTAAGATGGTCCGGGTGATGGAGCTGATCGATAAGGTCGCGGCCAGCGACAGCACTGTACTCGTCTCCGGCGAGAGCGGGACGGGCAAGGAGCTAGTGGCCAAGACCCTTCATCGGCTCAGTAACAGGAGTTCGAAGCCTTTCGTGGTCGTCCATTGTGGGGCCATTCCGGAGACGCTCCTCGAAAGCGAGTTCTTTGGTCACGAAAAGGGCGCCTTTACGGGGGCTCACCGGACCAGGGTTGGCCGGTTCGAGCTTGCTGACGGCGGGACCATCTTCCTTGATGAGGTGGGAGACATCCCGCTGCACCTCCAGCTCAAGCTCCTCCGAGTCCTGCAGGATAGGAAGTTCGAGCGGGTGGGAGGAGAGAAAACCATCTCGGCCGATTTCCGTATCTTGGCCGCGACCAACAGAGACCTTCAGAAAGAGGTGGACGAGGGGCGATTCCGTTTGGACCTCTACTACCGGCTTAATGTCATTCCTATTGATCTGCCGGCCCTTCGAGAGCGACCTGAGGACATCCAAGTCCTGACGCAGTATTATCTTGACGTTGCCAACAGGACCAAGCTCGGTTCCGTAGAGGGGTTTTCGCCTGCGGCCGCTCAACTCATGCTGGAGTACCCCTGGCCGGGTAACGTCAGGGAGCTGAAGAACCTTATGGAGAGATTGGTGGTGCTAAAGGGCTCTGGCATCATTATGCCGGCCGATCTTCCTGAAAGCTTCCACGCCCGCAAAACTACCAAGTCTTTTGCCATCCCGTCCGTACCCGATCAGGGTGTATGCCTGAATAGTATGGTGGAGGAGTTAGAGAGCGGTTTAATCGTCCAGGCCCTGGATAGGTGTAACTGGGTTAAAACCCGGGCGGCCAAGCTCTTGAACATAAAACGGACGACCCTGGTGGAGAAAGTGAAAAAGATAGGCCTAGAACGGACGGCCCCTCAGCCAGAGGGCTTACGCGAAAGTAACGGTTCCCCGAAGTCTTCTTCTTAA